A single Roseofilum casamattae BLCC-M143 DNA region contains:
- a CDS encoding anti-sigma factor family protein — MGVPDMLKRDRFELLSAYLDGEVSASESKQVEEWLENDPTVQCLYQRLLTLRRGFEMMPAPVQDRPVDEMVTCVMNRLEQRPRRKVIWLGAGAAAAAAIAAISSMVSSPGQLFPQFAESNTEREGTALMRIALDEPLISFPKTDASPLGLPNATGDLQEQLQNRP, encoded by the coding sequence ATGGGTGTACCCGATATGTTAAAACGCGATCGCTTTGAACTTCTCAGTGCTTACCTCGACGGCGAGGTGAGTGCTTCCGAGAGCAAACAGGTGGAAGAGTGGTTGGAAAACGACCCCACCGTCCAATGTCTGTATCAACGACTCCTAACCTTGCGTCGGGGGTTTGAAATGATGCCTGCACCCGTGCAGGATCGACCGGTTGATGAGATGGTAACTTGCGTGATGAACCGTTTAGAACAACGACCCAGACGCAAAGTGATTTGGTTGGGAGCTGGAGCTGCTGCCGCTGCTGCGATCGCTGCGATATCCAGCATGGTTTCGAGTCCCGGACAGCTTTTCCCTCAATTTGCTGAAAGCAATACGGAGCGAGAGGGAACGGCTCTGATGCGAATTGCTTTGGACGAACCTCTGATCAGCTTTCCAAAAACAGATGCCAGTCCTCTAGGGCTGCCGAATGCTACTGGAGACCTACAGGAACAACTCCAGAACCGCCCCTAG